In Schizosaccharomyces osmophilus chromosome 1, complete sequence, the genomic window TTTTGTGCAGCAAGTCACCACGAGTTGCTGGCTGTTTTTTAGAATCTGGTTGGTTGTAAATTTTGGTCGCTTTTCCGAATCTTGTATCGAAGCGAAATTGAATACTTTTGAATGTCGTGTCGAGCttttatgaacaaaaagtgGTTTCCAAGTACAACGCAATTCGGCCCAATCCTTTTAGCAAAGCCATCAAAGGAAAAGTCAACTACAAACATTAATACTTTGAGTACGCGTTCACACAAAGGTTTATATTGTCAGAATgttattcattttattgGTTTTTGTTCTAAAAGTATTAGTATTactcaaaaaaataaaaaataaaatttgaCATATCGCCAAATTGTATATcaagcaaacaaaacttctataacgaaaaaaatagtatAACAATGGTTCCAGGAGAACTTCAAGAAATcatgagaaaaaaaaaaactaaacaTATAAAGTAAtagtatatatatatatatatatatataaatatatatcaataaaatagataaattagaaattaaaaacattttcctttttttttattctgaAGCAGAAACGTAAAAGGCAAGGAACGACTTAAAAACCGGATCAccgattttgaaaaggacGTAATATCTACATAACAACGAGGAGAAGGAAAGAAGTCATAATTGTAAACAAGGAATACATACTGTATTTGCCAAAAGCCGAGGCCACAGACTCTTCACTTTCACTAGCGCTACTTTCTAGCAATGTGCTATTAGCACCAGGAGTACCGGTTAAAGGAACGCTCGAAGAACCAATATTATAACCATCACTAACGGTAGCAGAAGCAGCGGGCTTGGCGGTTGATACCCCACTTAGAGCGGAAGCGATGTTACCAACTTCAACGCCAGAACCAGTGGCATTCTTACGGAGGTTGGCGAACCCAATTTTTTGGGCATCCCAATCGTAGGCAGCATAGATATTCTGCAGAAAATACTGACCAAGGATGCAAGATTGAGAGGAAGGAACAAAAGCCAGGTAACAAAGTTCTTGTCCTTGGTATGGTTCACGAGCAATCACTAATTGCCCCATAGGGATTTGGAAGGAAGCGTCACCTTGGAAATTAAATTGGACGTAATCAGAATCCGAAAAGGAGTTACAGTAAACGACTGGATATCCTTGAGTGTTTATGAATCCAGAATAACGGTCAGCAATCGCTTCAACGGCATTTTCAGGCATGTATAACAAAACGGTACCGGTGTCAACAGTGGCATTTTGGTTTACTTGGGAACTAGAATCGGACTTGTCAAATGACAAATTCTTTGAGTTTTCTTGGTTGGATGAGTCGGGCATACTCaaactttccaaaaatacAGAATAGAAATTACTGTCATCAGAAATGTCTAACCAATGGAAATTGCCGTCAATTCTAGCTTTATTATAACCACCAAATATCAATTCACCTTCTTGCGCATTGAGGTAGATACCAAAGGAATAGGAGTTGATTAGGCCAGAAGTATAAAGCTGTTCGACAATGGTAGGAGGTGAATAAGCGACTGCGCGATTGTTCGATGAAACACCAACAATGGTCATTCCTGGGGACAAACCGATGATTCCAGGGGTAATGCTAATCTGGTTGGAATCGTATTCACGAGTGGCGACACCAAAAGTGAAATTGTCAAGAGATAATCCAGCAAAATAAGCCTTGTCAACCATGTTGTATCCGATAGCAGTGGTATTATCACCATAACTAGTAAGGAAACCGATGATGTTGTTACTGGTCAACTTTGCACTTGTATCGGAGAAGTCATAGCACGTATAATTGGAGCAAATGCCCTGCAAGTCAGATGTACTTCTGCCAGGCTCCATGTTGCCCCCAAATTCGGAAGGATCCAGGGCTGAAACATTAGATGCGGTAACCCAGGTGTAAGGGCTACCAGTGTCCAGtgtcaaagaaaaatttctctttttctcaCCCATTATAATACTAGCAAAGTAGCTTCCTGTGTTAGTATACTCCAAATCCAGGAGAGGATAGCCGTAACCATCTCGCTTCGACAAGAAACGAGTTCGTTCAAATTCTGCAGAGTCATCTTGAGCATATGAATGTCTCAATCCCATAACGACAGACTTTCCACCGTCATCCGTGTCAACAACGGTTGCAGAACAAAGTCGATGTGCAGTCTGCAATACACAGGCTGCTGCCCATAAAAGAGAgaacttcattttctacTAGCAATATAAACTTTCAAGTTGAACGTGGCTTTCAAATGGTCCTTTCCTTTGTAACTTATACCTAACCACCCAATTAATGGGTTCTTGTGGTAGTTGGTTCTTGGTGAGTTTATTCCCTCTTCCTCAGCTGTCAATATAGCGTAAGCCGCTCGGAATTGCAACAAAGAGCATTCATGTTTTGTGAAGTCATACTCTCCGATTTATGAGAAGAGTGGAATACGACATTGTTAAATGATTTTAAGGGATGGATATGAAACTAGGTTCCAGTTCAGTAATAAACagacaaacaaataaattgtCTCTTTGTGAGAGAAATACATAAAAGCAATAATTTcaactgaaaagaaattatattaattatattaaaaaataaataaaaatttggtCTGTCCGTATTGACTAGTGAATTTGCAAATGGTTGCATCTTTATAAATAGGGACTATGAATgacaaaaccaaaaatgaatattggaaaacaaaacagttattttttttttaaaaaaaaaaaaaagccataatcagaaacgaaaaattaGGAAAAGACACTTCATCTCCCCATTGCAATGCAATGCatgtaaaaagaaaacaaggaaacAATGCTTGGAATGATTGGTTAGAATAAACTACAAAATAATCCAAAGGAAGTTTTCATACAAAGTAAAACTTCAAATTTCAATAATATCTATAAACAGTTACGTCTCTTACTCTCTAGACAGCCTTTGCACTGCTGTTTTGTTGAaacatacaaaaaattttattgtACTCATTAACAATCCAACCTATTTTCCAATCCATACATTA contains:
- the sxa1 gene encoding aspartic protease Sxa1; translation: MKFSLLWAAACVLQTAHRLCSATVVDTDDGGKSVVMGLRHSYAQDDSAEFERTRFLSKRDGYGYPLLDLEYTNTGSYFASIIMGEKKRNFSLTLDTGSPYTWVTASNVSALDPSEFGGNMEPGRSTSDLQGICSNYTCYDFSDTSAKLTSNNIIGFLTSYGDNTTAIGYNMVDKAYFAGLSLDNFTFGVATREYDSNQISITPGIIGLSPGMTIVGVSSNNRAVAYSPPTIVEQLYTSGLINSYSFGIYLNAQEGELIFGGYNKARIDGNFHWLDISDDSNFYSVFLESLSMPDSSNQENSKNLSFDKSDSSSQVNQNATVDTGTVLLYMPENAVEAIADRYSGFINTQGYPVVYCNSFSDSDYVQFNFQGDASFQIPMGQLVIAREPYQGQELCYLAFVPSSQSCILGQYFLQNIYAAYDWDAQKIGFANLRKNATGSGVEVGNIASALSGVSTAKPAASATVSDGYNIGSSSVPLTGTPGANSTLLESSASESEESVASAFGKYSMYSLFTIMTSFLLLVVM